Proteins encoded in a region of the Pocillopora verrucosa isolate sample1 chromosome 11, ASM3666991v2, whole genome shotgun sequence genome:
- the LOC131769241 gene encoding uncharacterized protein, translating into MVFNILFVFVFLVGNDAALPDVGSCTFMEYYCSARKCSTAFIKILQKDPKANCGAELSKLKNCVVDVMMVCMGDSLQESQVRGIVDMAFTEKQQCLDGSMEIPTMPPTGGSICSASFSSDADTCLRSFHQKFSKDKSDPALCSENAKAKRCLKNLIDSACNFPNSTKEALELGYSDYNPFCASNRDPGATGNDQCDGVQDKSGDALKYFNAAAGIKSGELQTLMFAFFLLFFFFKV; encoded by the exons ATGGTCTTCAACATTTTATTTGTCTTTG TTTTTCTCGTTGGAAACGATGCTGCCCTTCCTGACGTGGGCTCTTGTACTTTCATGGAGTACTACTGCAGCGCTCGTAAATGCAGCactgcttttattaaaattttacaaaaagacCCAAAGGCAAATTGTGG TGCGGAGCTTAGCAAACTGAAGAATTGTGTTGTCGACGTGATGATGGTCTGCATGGGAGATTCACTGCAAGAAAGTCAGGTCAGAGGTATCGTTGACATGGCCTTCACGGAAAAACAGCAGTGTCTGGATGGTTCTATGGAAATTCCCACCATGCCGCCAACTGGCGGATCAATTTGTTCAGCATCATTTAGCAGTGATGCAGACACTTGCCTTCGATCCTTTCACCAAAAATTTTCCAAGGACAAATCAGATCCCGCTCTTTGCTC ggaaaatGCCAAAGCAAAGAGGTGTTTAAAGAACCTGATAGATTCTGCCTGCAACTTCCCCAACTCGACCAAGGAAGCGCTAGAATTAGGTTACAGTGACTACAATCCTTTCTGCGCAAGCAATCGGGATCCTGGGGCCACCGGAAATGATCAGTGCGATGGCGTGCAGGATAAGAGCGGTGAtgcattgaaatatttcaatgcaGCCGCTGGAATCAAGTCCGGTGAGCTGCAGACGCTGatgtttgctttctttttgttgtttttcttttttaaagtttag